The nucleotide sequence GTGCCGGTGGGGCTGGTCAACGCCGCCCTGCTCGGCGCCTTCCCGTTCGTCGTCGCGAGCACCGCCGCCGACGCCGCCGTCCTCGCGCTCTCGGTGCTGATCGGCATGTCCGCGCCGCAGGTCGCCCCCATGTCGCGCACCCGCCTGATGGCCGTCATCCGGCGCTCGGTGCAGCGCGACCGCCGCGAGAAGGTGCTCAACGGCACGATGGCCTACGAGTCCGCCGCCGACGAGATGGTCTTCATCGTCGGCCCGTTCCTCGTCGGGCTGCTCGCCGTCGCGATCGCGCCGTGGGTGGCGATCGCCGGCGCGTCGGCGCTGACGTTCGTCTTCGTCACCGCCTTCGCCCTGCACCCCACCGGCCGGCTCCACCCCGGCACCGACGCAGCGGCCACGACCCAGGCGCCCGCCCGGGAGCTGTTCCGGTTCCGGCTGCCCACCGTCGTGGTCGGCACGCTCGGCGTCGGCGTCTTCTTCGGCGCGACGCTCACCTCGCTCACCGGCTTCCTCGCCGTCGACGGCGACGGCGACAGCGCCGGCCTGCTCTACGGCGTCATGGGCATCGGGTCGGCCGTGCTCGCGCTCGGCACCGCTGCCCTGCCGGAGCGGTTCACCCTGAAGGCACGCTGGCTGGCCTTCGGATCGCTGCTGCTCGCCGCCGCGGTCATCTACGCGTTCGCCCGGTCGGGCACCGGGCTCGTCATCGCCCTCGCGGTGCTCGGCTGCGGCGTCGGGCCCACGCTGGTCACCCTGTACAGCCTCGGCGCGACGCTCAGCCCGGCCGGCCGCTCGGCGACCACCATGACCATGCTCAACTCCGCGGTCGTCGTGGGGCAGGCGGTCGCCGCCGCGGTGACCGGCCTCGTCGTCGACCGACTCGGCATCAACGCTGCTCTCACCGGGCCCGCCGTCGCCGCGGCGATCGTGGTCGCCGCCGGAGTCGCGCACGCCGCGGCGAGGCAGCGGGTCGCGGAGCCGGAGCGGGAGCCGGTTCCCGCCTGAGCAACGGCGCGACCCGGTGGGAGTACTTGCGCACTGCCCCTTCCCTCGCCCCTCGGAGGCGAGTAGAGACAGCACATGACGACGACCGAGGTCCGCAGCGTCACCCACCCGCTCGCCCGGCTCACCGCCGAGGAGATCACCGCCGCCGCCGGGATCGTCCGCGATGCGGACCTGGTCGGCGAGCACACGCG is from Blastococcus sp. HT6-4 and encodes:
- a CDS encoding MFS transporter; amino-acid sequence: MFRTRPTSSVLIRSAGLSYFPIAFIARLPFAMMTVGVLTLVVAERGSVTLGGLNSAVAGLGTAIAGPLLGAAADRFGQRRVLVPVGLVNAALLGAFPFVVASTAADAAVLALSVLIGMSAPQVAPMSRTRLMAVIRRSVQRDRREKVLNGTMAYESAADEMVFIVGPFLVGLLAVAIAPWVAIAGASALTFVFVTAFALHPTGRLHPGTDAAATTQAPARELFRFRLPTVVVGTLGVGVFFGATLTSLTGFLAVDGDGDSAGLLYGVMGIGSAVLALGTAALPERFTLKARWLAFGSLLLAAAVIYAFARSGTGLVIALAVLGCGVGPTLVTLYSLGATLSPAGRSATTMTMLNSAVVVGQAVAAAVTGLVVDRLGINAALTGPAVAAAIVVAAGVAHAAARQRVAEPEREPVPA